The segment GACTGTACCGACCGGTGCAAGCATGGTCCTATTTTCAGTATACAGCCGCAGAACATTTGGCTGCATGACATGAGTGAGGCCCAGGTGCTGCAAGTGTTCAGGGAACAGGTCATGGGCAAATAAAAAACCCCTCAGGCTTACGGGCTTGAGGGGTTTTTCTCTTTATACGGGTCTTCTATCAGGAAGGTTATTCCCCGTCGTTGTCATAATTGATTTTACGGATGTTTTTGTCAATTTCCCAACGGCCGGTTCCTTCTTCGCCAATCACGTCAAACAGTTCAAGGGCGCGGCGGGCTACATACTCCTCCTCAACCTGCTCTTTCAGGAACCACTGCAGAAACTGGAACGTCATAAAGTCTTTTGACTTCATGCACTGGTCTGCCAGACGGTTGAACTGCTGGGTCACAAAAATCTCCTGCTGCAGTGCTTTTTCAAACACATCTCTGAAAGAGTCAAACTCCTGCGGAATGCCTACCACCTCTGGTGACACGGCATGTCCGCCTAAATCACTTACAAAATTGAAAAGCTTGAGCATGTGCTCCCGCTCCTCATGCGATTGCTTCATGAAGTAATCTGCGCTGTAGTCAAAGCCCTGACGGTTGCACCAGGAAGACATGGCCAAATAGGTAGCCGATGAATGCGCTTCAACTTTTATCTGTTCGTTTAAGAGCGTCTCTATTTCTTCTGAAAGAGAGGTCCGCAGTCTCAATAAATCTTTCATGGTTTCTATCTCAGTCATAGCCCTTGAAAATGGGGCCTTAACTCAAATATACCGGTAAAAGCCTTCCTTGGTTCTTCAGATTCCTGCTTTTAGGCTAATACATATTCAGTCTAAATTCAGAGCCTAAACTATATAGCGAGGAGGATGGCAGTTATAAAAAAAATAGAGGTTCTGTTGGTATACCAACCTATCTTGGTGGAAGCCAAAAGAGAAGTTGCCGTTGAGATGTTAGCGAGAACACCAATAAGAGCGGATAAGATAGTATGTGATAGAAAAACTGTTGGTGATCTGCGAATTAGAAGCTGAAGCCTTCTTTCTAGAAAAGAGCCTCTAAACGAAATACCTATAGCTAGAAATAAGAAGTACAAAAAGAGACGGCTTACTAGTACACCAAAGGGGCATACAGGCACTCGTACAAGATGCTGTTCAAAGCCATCATGGCTCTGGCTCCCTGCAACAGTTCCTGGAAATGCAGGACGTCAGCCAAGGTTAAGACAAAGCACCGCTCAGACCTGTAAGGCATAAGCACATGCACATCAGAAGCGCGGGAGGGGTCTTCTACCATCTTCTCCACGTTGATGGCGTCAACGTGCTGCTTCAGAACCAAAAAATCCTTCACCTTAAAGGGCGAGATACCGCCTGCAAATTCCACGAAGTAGCAATTATAACGGTTGCACTGATACACAGCGCCATAGGCTGTCCGGAATAGTTCTTGCAGGTTGGGTGAAGTTGGCATAGGGGTAATCTGCTGGTTTGCTCAAAAGGAACAATACAAAAATAGGCCCTGTTTAGAATTAGTCCAAATAATTTAGAAGGTTATTTTCAGTTCAGGCAAAATAAATGGCAAGCGTTTTCAACCTGGTTTTAGGAAAAAGGTTGAAAACGCTTGCCATTGGTGTCAGGAGGGATTACTTATCTCGGCTTATTAGTTTTGAGAAACGGCTGTCTTTCTCATCCTGGTACAGAAAGGCCAGTTTCTTTTCCTCGAACTTCTCAAAGAACTCGTCCCAGCTTATGTCCTCCAGGTTGTCCTCGGCGTAGCCAGGAAAGTTAATGCGCAACAGTCCGGCTTCTTCTCCTTTGCCGGTGCCTTTTACCGTGGCTGGTTTGCCGTCACGGGCCTCAGCCCATTTTCTGATAGTGTCGTGGTCGGTGGTGGTTTTTGATGAATCAGACATGGTATATTCTTGAGTTGGTGTACCCTTCTTCTGACGAGGAGCCCCTCAAAAAGTTACCTCACCCCCTTCCCTACTCCCGAAACTTCTAACGTACTTTTACGGTTATACACCCATGCACCTTCCCATCCGTTTAACTTCTATGAGACTTCTTCTTTTTGCCTTTATACTACTGTTTGGTTTCACTTCGTGCGCTCAAAGCCGCAAAGAGAAAGCCGCGACTACGCCTTCAGCTTCGGCTACTCAGCAAAACCAAAAAGTACCTGACAGCCTGGCCGTCGCTACCTTTGCCGGAGGCTGCTTTTGGTGCACCGAAGAGGCTGCTGAGAAACTGAGAGGCGTGTATGACGTGGTTTCAGGCTATACCGGCGGCTCTACCAAGAACCCCACGTATGAGCAGGTAAGCTCTGGCTTAACCGGCCACGCAGAAGCCGTTCAGATCACGTATGATCCCAAAACTGTTACCTATGAGACCTTGCTGGAGGCGTTCTTCGCAGCCCATGACCCTACCACACTTAACCGCCAGGGACCAGATGAAGGAACCCAGTACCGCTCGGCCATTTTCTACCGCACTCCTGAGGAGAAGGCCATGATTGATGCCTACATCAAGAAGCTGAACACTGCCCGGGCTTTCCAGGCGCCAATTGTAACGGAAGTAGCGGCCTTGAAGGAATTCTACCCTGCTGAGGAAGAACACCAGGACTTTTACCGCAACAACCCTAACAACCCTTACATGCGGGCGGTTTCCACGCCAAAAGTGGAGAAGTTCAAGAAGAAAATGGAGGGTAAGTTGAAAACAGATAATGAGTAAGTCCTAGACGTGTGAACCTCCGTTTACCCCATAAAAACAAAAGCCATTCTGTACAGAATGGCTTTTGTTTTTATGGGGTTAGTACCGGCTAAGCAGCCAGTTTACTTTCTAATCGGGAGAGTGTGTTCAAAAACCGCTCAGATAGCTTTTCTATCTTACTGAGGCCACTTTGGGCTTCATCTATTTTTCCCCGTTGGTACAATCTGAACAAAGAATCAGACTCTGAGCTGAGCTCTTGTTGCACCTGCTTTAACTCCAGCAGTTCAGAGATGTTGTTGTACCTGGAAAAACCAATAGAGGCAAACCAGCTGCTGATTGGACCAGCACTGGAAAAGAAAGCTGTATCCGGGGTGCCACCATATAGCACTGAACGCACCTTAGACTTAAACAGAATATGCTTAATTCTTAACTGTTGAAAATCTACCTGTGCTTGGTTCATTTGCAGCAAACTACATTAAAATAGCTAGTTTCCACCTTTCACTGAACAGAAGTATCTTTTTTGAGGGACTGTAGCTCCTCTCTCAACTTCACTTTATCAGAAACCTCGTACCCGAAAGCGATAATGCCGGCTACCTGTCCGTTCTCAATAAGAGGCTGGTAGGTAGTAGTGAAGTAGGCTTTCTCCACATGACCAGTATTTTGCCAATCTAGTTCCACGCAAATCTCTTCCGCAATAAAAGGGACGCCTGTCTTATAGACATTGTCTAAAAGGTCAACAAACCCTTGTTCCACTATCTCCGGCAAAGCTTCGGCCACTGTATTCCCTACTAAATCACGGCCGGGTATTAGTTGCTGGTACTTGGGGTTCACCAACTCAAATCTGTGCTCGGGACCTTTCAGAATGGCAAAGAGGGCCGGCGCTTGCATGATGAGCCTTTCCAATGTCTGGCGCTGGTCTTCTGCTTTCTGGAAGGCCTGCTGCACTTGGTCAGAAAGAATAGACATTTGCTCATTAGACTCTAACACTTCCTGTACCATTAACTTGGTGCTGTGAATATCATTGGCACTTCCCACGCGCATGATCACCTTCCCCTTCTCATCTTTCATGGGCAGGCTTCTGATCAGGTGCCAACGGTAACTTCCTTCTTTGTCCCTGATACGCAGCTCTGCCTGAAACTCCAGTTCAGAATAGAAGTCTTCTTTTTGCCGGTCTAAAACCTGATGAATGTCTTCCGGGTGTATCACCTTTTGCCAACTGTGCCCTATAAATTCCTCTAAGGGCAAACCGGTATAATCAATCCAGCGCTGGTTGACGTAGGTGCAGGCACCGTTAGGATCAGCGGTATGAATCAGCTCCGGAACAGCATCTGTCAGGAACTTGAATTTCTCCTCACTCATTCTGCGGGCCTCTTTGGCTAGTTCCCGTTCGGTGACGTCATTGGTGTTCTGAATCACGAACTTCACGTTTCCGGCTTCATCCAGCACTGGGGTGTGTGATGCTTCCCAGTACCGGGCTTCATAACCGCCGCCCTCCTGGGCAGAACGCTCCAGGTCATACCGCAGCACATCCAGGTAGTCTACCCGCTTGGTCTCTATTGCTTTTCTGATGGATTTGATGACCGGGTTCTCGTCAAAGGAGATAGTAGGGTCCTGGTATACTTCCTTGAGAAAAACCTTTCCTATAATTTCCTCCCGGCTACGCATGGTGGTCTTCAGATACTTATTTGTGGCGGCCAGAATCTTGAAATCAGGCGAGACAATGACTACGTTTTCAGGGACATTAATGAAGTATTCAAAAAATTCCATAGGCTAGTTTTGACGTCAGGCAGAAAGACCAAATGTAGAAGGTTTGGAACGAAATTCTAAGACGTAAACAGGCTGCATTGTGTTTAAGTTTAGAGATTAAAATCTTGCTTCAGGAACAATTTGGAAAAACTAGACTTATACTAGTGTTATAGCAAAAGCCAGGCAGTTCTGGTCAAGGACAACTAAGCCCCTATCCTCTTCGTTTCCAGTAACCAACAAGAATGGCTAGCTTTGCTCCTGTTTTTTTAGAAAAGATTTACCTTTGAAAGCAACTCAATTTTTGGAGCTGTACCGGCAGGACCCCGTAGTGCAAACCGTGGCCCAGCACCTGCAGACTCCTGAACCTCAACATATACATTTGAAAGGGCTGGTAGGTAGCTTAGATGCTGTGGTGGCGTCTGCGCTACAGACCATGCACCCTAACACGCACCTGTTCATCTTACATGACCGTGAGGAAGCCGCTTACTTTTACAGCGATCTTTCTAACCTCCTGGAAGACGGACAGGAAGTGCTGCTCTTCCCCAGCTCGTACAAGCGGGCGTACCAGTTTGATCACACGGAGAACGCGAACATTCTGCTGCGGGCCGAGGTGCTGAACCGCCTGAATGACCGTGCAGGCGCTGGTGCCCTGATTGTGACTTACCCTGAGGCGCTTACAGAAAAAGTCATCAATAAAAAATCATTGGTGGCCAATACGCTGGGCGCAAAGGTGGGCGAGAAACTGGACGTGAACTTCCTGACGGAGATGCTGGCCAGCTACGACTTTGAACGCACTGACTTTGTTTATGAAGCCGGCCAGTTTGCCGTACGCGGGGGCATTGTAGACGTGTTCTCGTACGCAAACGAATTACCGTTCCGCCTGGAGATGTTTGGGGATGAAATTGAAAGCATCAGAACGTTTGACCCCAACACCCAGCTTTCAGTAGAGCAGAAAAAGCAGATTTCCATCATCCCTAACGTGCAGACCAAACTGCTGCAGGAAACCCGTGAGTCGTTTCTGGACTTTATTCCGGAAAACAGCAAGGTTTGGGTAAAAGATTACCGCCAGACAGTAGAGGTAGTTACAGAATCTTATGAGAAGGCCGAACAGGCGTTTCAGGAGATGCTGGAAGCCAGCGCCGGCGTTCAGGTTGTTTCTAACCCAGAGGCACTTTTTGAATCAGGCAAGGCTTTTAAGAAAGCCTTGGAAAGATTTACGCTGGTAGAATTTGGCAAGCGCTTCAATTTCAAGAGTGCCCAAGTAGTGCAGTTCCAGGCGCACCCGCAGCCTTCGTTTAACAAAGACTTCCAGCGGTTGGTGAGCAACCTGCATGAAAACCAAAGCAAAGACTACGTAAACGTCATTGCCGCTGAGTCTCCGCGCCAAGCCGACAGGCTAACCACCATTTTTGACGAACTGGACCACGACGTGCGGTTTCACCATCTAATGCTGGCGCTGCGCGAGGGTTTTGTTGATGATTTGGTAAAACTGGTGTGCTACACAGACCACCAGTTGTTTGAGCGATTCTACAAACACAAAACCCGCGAGGGGTTCTCTAAATCCAAAGCCCTTACCTTAAAAGAACTCCGCACGCTTAAGCCCGGCGATTACGTAACCCACATGGACTACGGCATCGGGCGGTTTGCGGGGTTGGAGAAAGTAGAAGTAGGGGGCCGTTTGCAGGAAGCGATCCGGCTTATTTACCGTGATGATGATTTGCTTTATGTAAGCATTCACTCGCTCCACAAAATAAGCAAGTACACCGGCAAAGAAGGCACGCCGCCTACCATGAGCAAACTTGGCTCACCTGAGTGGGAAAACAAGAAGAAGCGCGTAAAGAGCAAGGTTAAAGACATTGCCGCCGAGCTCATTTCGCTTTACGCCAAACGCAAAAAAGCGCCCGGTTATGCCTTCTCCCGTGACGGTTTCCTACAGGCAGAGCTGGAATCTTCATTCATTTACGAAGACACCCCAGACCAGGGCAAGGCTACCGAAGATGTAAAAAATGACATGGAGCTGCCCCACCCTATGGACCGGCTGGTCTGCGGAGACGTGGGCTTCGGCAAAACAGAGGTAGCCATCAGGGCGGCGTTCAAAGCCGCCTGTGACGGAAAGCAGGTGGCGGTTTTGGTGCCTACTACCATCCTGGCCATGCAGCACTATAAGACGTTCAGAGACCGCCTGGAAGCATTCCCGGTTAATGTGGAGTACATCAACCGGTTCAAGACGACCAAGCAGATAAAAGAAACCTTGGCGCGGGTGGCAGAGGGCAAAACCGATATTCTTATTGGTACCCACCGCCTCGCCAGCAAAGACGTGAAGTTCAAAAACCTGGGGCTCCTGATTATTGACGAGGAACAGAAATTTGGGGTTAAAACGAAAGACAGGCTGAAAGAGATCAAGGTGAACGTAGACACGCTCACCCTCACCGCCACGCCTATTCCGCGCACGCTGCACTTCTCCTTGATGGGTGCCCGTGACTTATCAGTGATTGCCACGCCGCCGCCTAACCGCCAGCCGGTGCAAACTGAACTGCACGTGTTTGAGGACACCTTGATCAGAGATGCCGTGGCCCATGAGCTCAAGCGCAAAGGCCAGGTATTCTTTGTGCACAACCGCATTGCAGACATTGAAGAAATGGCTAACCTCATCTTACGCCTGGTACCAGACGCCAAAGTTACCTACGCCCACGGGCAGATGGACCCTGAGGAGTTGGAGAAACGCATGATGCGCTTTGTGGAAGGCGAGTATGACGTATTGGTGAGTACCAACATTATTGAAAGCGGCCTGGACATCCCTAACGCCAACACCATCATCATCAACCGGGCGCATATGTTTGGGTTGAGTGATCTTCACCAGATGCGCGGGCGTGTGGGCCGTTCCAATAAGAAAGCGTACTGCTACCTGTTAACGCCTCCGGTTTCCGGCTTGCCTTCAGATGCCCGTAAACGCTTGAGTACTTTAGAGGAGTTCTCTGACTTGGGTGAAGGCTTCAAGATTGCCATGCGTGACCTGGACATCCGCGGGGCGGGTAACATGCTGGGTGGCGAGCAGAGCGGGTTCATCAATGACCTGGGCTTTGAGGCGTACCACCAGATTCTGGACGAAGCCGTGCAGGAACTAAAGGAAACCGAGTTCCGCGACCTGTTCTTCAAAGACGTAGAACTGGAGCAATTAATAGAACCTGTGCGCGAATGCTCTGTGGAAACCGACCTGGAGATTCTGATTCCGGATTCATACATCAGCAACATCTCTGAGCGTTTACAGATGTACAGCAAGCTGGACCGCGTGAAAGACCTGGAGAGTCTGGAGAAAATAGTAGAGGGCATGATAGACCGTTTCGGGCCCATGCCTCCTGAGGTAGAGCAGCTGGTGAACATTGTAAAAATGCGCTGGGAAGCCTGCCATCTGGGCTTTGAGAAGCTTACGCTGAAGAAAGACACCTTGAAAGGCTACATCCCTAGCCTGAACAATGAGGCCTTTTTCCAGTCTGAAACTTTCAGCCGTATTTTACAGTACGTGCAGCAGCATTCACGCCGCTCAAGGTTAAAGGAAGCCAAAGACAAGCTTATTGTGACCGTAGAAAATGTCTCTACGCTGGAGCAGGCCAAAAATATATTTGAAGAACTACAGGCATAAAACCGTTTAGGGACTGTTTTAACAAAACGGCCCCTAAACGGTTTTACCCAATAACTTTATTAAAGTCCTACGGTACAGGAGTATGCTGTAAGGCATCTTTCCAGATTATAATGCATTCATGCACATGATGTCTTCAACCACGTCAGTCTCCTCCCTTAATTTAACTCCTATTCTACAGGCATTGCCAGGCCTGTACCTTATCTTGTCCCCGGATCTGATTATCATGGAAGCCACTGATGCCTACCTGGCCTCTACCTTCAAAGACCGGTCTATCATAGGAAAATATGTGTTTGACATTTTCCCTGACAACCCAGATGTACCGGAAGCGGCAGGAGTCCTGAACCTGAGGCAATCACTGGAACACGCAATAAGTCATAAAGTGCCGCACAAGATGAATCTTCAGCGGTATGACGTTACGCGGCCTCAGGAACTGGGGGGCGGGTTTGAAGAGAAGTATTGGCAGCCTTACAACAAACCGGTTTTAAACGCCCAGGGCGAAGTGCTCTACCTCCTCCACCACGTGGTAGACGTTACCCAACAGCAAAAAGCCAAAAAGGAAAATGAAAGACATGCCCACCAGGCTCAGCAAAACCTGGAGCGGTTTGAGCTGATTGCCAAAGCTACCAATGATGTCATCTGGGACTGGGACCTGGCAGATAACACCATCTGGTGGAACGAAGGCTTCCAGGTCACCTTCGGCTACAAAGCAGAAGAGATTGAACACGATATCAACTCTTGGTACGGCCGCATTCACCCCGATGACGCGGAACGGGTAGTGGATGGCATTCACCAGGTCATTGACGGCGCTGGCACTTCCTGGAAAGATGAATACCGGTTTAGAAAAGCAGACGGCACCTACGCCGATATCCTGGACCGCGGCACCATTGCCCGGGATTCAGACGGGAATCCGGTGCGCATGATTGGGGCCATGCTGGACATCACAGAGAAAAACCGCCATGCCGCAGAACTCAGAGCCAGTGAACAGCACGTGCGTGCCTTGCTGGAAGGAATTCCGGAGATAGCCTGGGTAGCCCAAGCCGATGGCTACATCCATTACTACAACAAGGCTTGGTACGCCTACACGGGTTACACCAGCCCAGATCAGGGCTGGGACAAGGTTGTCCATCCGGAAGATCTGGACTCAACTATTTCTCTTTGGACGCACGCTTTAAGCACAGGCCAGGAATACGTGAATGAAGCCAGATTAAAACGTGCCTCTGACGGAAAGTACCACTGGTTTACCATACGCGCTACGCCGTTGAAGAACCAGGACGGCACCATCACTGCTTGGGTAGGAGTAGACACCAACATTCAGGAACAGAAAGAAATCCAGCAAAGACTAAGAGAGCGTGATGACTACGTGCAGCGTATGCTCTCTCAATCGCCGGTTCAGTTTGCCGTTCTGAAAGGTGCTGACTGGGTGGTTGATTTTGCCACCCCGCAGTTCAAACAATTAGTAGGCGGCCGTGACACCGTAGGCAAACCTTTCCGTCAAGCCTTGCCTGAGTTAGAAACGCAGGGCTTTTTTGATATCATTGAGAAAGTGTACTCCACCGGAGAACTGCACGTGGGTACTGAAACCCCCGCCTACTTAGACCGGAAAGGAGCCGGCGAACTGGAGCTGGGGTATTTCAACTTCATGTACCAGCCTCTGCTGGATGAGCATGGGACGGTAGAAGGCATCATTATTCTAATAGTGGAGGTAACCGAGCAGGTACGGGTGCAGAAAGAGGCCGCTCAACTGGCGCAGGATCTGAAGATCTCGCATGAGCGCACCCTTAAAGTCTTGGATGCCCTGCCTCACATGACCTTTACGGCCAGGCCAGATGGTTACGTAGACTACTACAGCCAGCAATGGTACGATTATCTCTGCACCTCGCAGGAAGAGCTGAACAAGTTGGGATGGGAGTATTTTATCCACCCAGATGACTTACAGGTAACACAAAATAAATGGAACCACTCGCTTGCCACCGGTGAAACCTATGTGATAGAAAACCGCTGGCGAACTAAACAAAGCGAAGTATACCGGTGGTTTCTGGTCCGCGCTATTGCCGTCAGAAACGAGGAAGGGAACATCTACATGTGGGTAGGCTCGCACACAGACATTCAGGACCAGAAACAAATGCTGCTGGACCTGCAGGAAAGCACCCAAAACTTCCAGTTTCTGGCAGACAGTATGCCGCAGTTGGTTTGGACCACAGACGCCAACGGAAGCCATGAATACTTCAACAAGAAGTGGGTGGAGTTTACCGGGTATGATGTGGAAGCCAGCAAGGGCACCGAAATGTGGAGCAATCTGCTGCACCCCCAAGACAGGCAAAAAGCAATTGAAACATGGCAGCACTGCCTTAGAACAGGAGAACCGTATGAAATTGAATACCGGTTTCAGCGGGCTTCTGACGGGGAATGGCGTTGGTTTCTGGGGCGGGCCCTTCCGCTCCGCGACCAGGAAGGAACCATTGTAAAATGGTTTGGTACCTGCACAGACATTGAAGATCAGAAACAGGACGAAGAGCGTCAGGAGCAAGCGAACCGTGAACTCCGAAGCATCAATGAAGACCTGGACAGCTTCGTTTACACGGCCTCGCATGATTTGAAACTGCCCATCATCAACATGGCGGGTATTTTCCAGGAACTTACCAAAAGCGCGACTTTCCATGACCCAGATGCGCAGCTTCTCATTCAGATGTTCAACAGGTCCCTGAAGCAGATCAACGCCACCATTTCAGATCTGGCCGAGATTGTGAAAGTGCAGAAAGAGATTGACGCGCATCAGGAGGAAATTGATTTAACTGATCTGGTAGACGAGGTGAAGCTCAGCATTCAGGACCTGATTCAGAGTTCTGGAGCCAGAATTATGGCAGATTTCACTCAGGCCCCTTCTCTGGTGTACTCTCGTGTAAACCTGAAAAGTATTTTTTACAACCTCATCAGTAACGCCGTGAAGTACCGTTCTCCGGATCGCGCGCCTGAAGTTCGCCTGCACACGTACCAACAACAGGACTACACCGTATTAACGATACAAGACAATGGTTTAGGCATGAACCTTGAACTGCACGGCCCAAAGATATTCCAGATGTTCAAGCGTTTCCATAACCACGTTGAAGGGTCTGGTTTAGGCCTGTATATTCTCAACCGTATTGTGCAGAAGAATGGGGGCCGCATTGAGCTGGAAAGCCAGGTAGACCAAGGTACTACCTTTACAATTTATTTTAAAAACAACGCTTAACTAGCGTTCCTGCTTCTATATTTGCCCTATGAAAAGGTTAAACCTGATATTGTTGGTAGACGATGACGAGACCACAAATTTCTTAAACAAACGTCTACTCACCCGCATGCAGATTGCCGAGCGCATAGAAGTGGCCACCAATGGAGAAGAAGCCCTCAGGTTTCTGACGGAATCCATTGCCAATGAGCACCCCCTCCCTGACCTGATGTTCCTGGATATCAAGATGCCGGTTATGGATGGCTTTGAGTTCTTGGACAAGTATCACCAACTGCCAGAAACTGCCCAAAAATGCATTCTGGTCATGATGCTCACCTCTTCGGCCAGCTTCTATGATTTGGAGAAACTGAAAAAATATAACGCAGTGGAGCAGCACATCTCTAAGCCCTTGGAAGAAGCGCATGTCCGCGAAATTCTGGCAGAACACTTCTCCTGAAGCTATTCTAACAATACATAGAAACGGCGGCCTTGTTATCAAACAGAGCCGCCGTTTCACGTTATAGCAGTTTGAAGCACCCGAAGGTTAAATTTTTGGGGTTAGAAATAAGGCAATTCAAAGTGTAAGCCCTCTGCCAAACCTATTGTTGAACACATGGTTCCGAAGTGTTTTTCGCTCCCTTTCCCTAATCATAGGCAAAACCTGAAATCGCCGGAAAGAACAGCAAGAAAACTTCCAGCAGAGGTAAAAGAAAAGCAATTTCACCCAAACACTGATTTTGTTTAAAATTCCTCCAATCCCCACCATCTGTTTTATTCCCTGCTAATCACTTGGAATACTTTGCAAACAAAACGTGACATCTTAACCCTCTGCTAAGGGTATCGTACATAGGTATATATTCCTCAAGAGTAAGGGGCGTAATCACATATTCTTAAAAGATACAACTATGGAAGACAATAGAAAAAAGAACTACAGTCAACCTGGTGATGGTGACGAAGCAGAAAACCACCAACGCGGCCGGGAGTTATATCAGCGTGATCAGCAGAGACACCAGCATAATCCGCAGCAGCAGCACCGTCCTGAAAACCGTCACTGGAATTCTGACCATAACAACCAGCACGGTCAACATAACCAGCACAATCAACACCAGGGCCGTTTCCCGGAAGACCAGTATGAGCGCAACTCCAACGCAGACCGGGGTGCCAGCCTAAGCAAGCACTATGGTGAGCGCGAGCACAGTTCTTATCGTAACTCTAACAGCCTGAACTACGGTGACGGCCGTGGCAACAGCACCCACCAATCTGGCCAGCAAGGTGGTGGTACGTTTGCCGGTAGCAACCAAGACAACCAGCGCACCAGCCACCAGTACAATCAGCATAATCAGCACCAGCACCACAATCAGCATAATCAGCTCAAC is part of the Rufibacter tibetensis genome and harbors:
- the mfd gene encoding transcription-repair coupling factor; this translates as MKATQFLELYRQDPVVQTVAQHLQTPEPQHIHLKGLVGSLDAVVASALQTMHPNTHLFILHDREEAAYFYSDLSNLLEDGQEVLLFPSSYKRAYQFDHTENANILLRAEVLNRLNDRAGAGALIVTYPEALTEKVINKKSLVANTLGAKVGEKLDVNFLTEMLASYDFERTDFVYEAGQFAVRGGIVDVFSYANELPFRLEMFGDEIESIRTFDPNTQLSVEQKKQISIIPNVQTKLLQETRESFLDFIPENSKVWVKDYRQTVEVVTESYEKAEQAFQEMLEASAGVQVVSNPEALFESGKAFKKALERFTLVEFGKRFNFKSAQVVQFQAHPQPSFNKDFQRLVSNLHENQSKDYVNVIAAESPRQADRLTTIFDELDHDVRFHHLMLALREGFVDDLVKLVCYTDHQLFERFYKHKTREGFSKSKALTLKELRTLKPGDYVTHMDYGIGRFAGLEKVEVGGRLQEAIRLIYRDDDLLYVSIHSLHKISKYTGKEGTPPTMSKLGSPEWENKKKRVKSKVKDIAAELISLYAKRKKAPGYAFSRDGFLQAELESSFIYEDTPDQGKATEDVKNDMELPHPMDRLVCGDVGFGKTEVAIRAAFKAACDGKQVAVLVPTTILAMQHYKTFRDRLEAFPVNVEYINRFKTTKQIKETLARVAEGKTDILIGTHRLASKDVKFKNLGLLIIDEEQKFGVKTKDRLKEIKVNVDTLTLTATPIPRTLHFSLMGARDLSVIATPPPNRQPVQTELHVFEDTLIRDAVAHELKRKGQVFFVHNRIADIEEMANLILRLVPDAKVTYAHGQMDPEELEKRMMRFVEGEYDVLVSTNIIESGLDIPNANTIIINRAHMFGLSDLHQMRGRVGRSNKKAYCYLLTPPVSGLPSDARKRLSTLEEFSDLGEGFKIAMRDLDIRGAGNMLGGEQSGFINDLGFEAYHQILDEAVQELKETEFRDLFFKDVELEQLIEPVRECSVETDLEILIPDSYISNISERLQMYSKLDRVKDLESLEKIVEGMIDRFGPMPPEVEQLVNIVKMRWEACHLGFEKLTLKKDTLKGYIPSLNNEAFFQSETFSRILQYVQQHSRRSRLKEAKDKLIVTVENVSTLEQAKNIFEELQA
- a CDS encoding PAS domain-containing protein encodes the protein MEFFEYFINVPENVVIVSPDFKILAATNKYLKTTMRSREEIIGKVFLKEVYQDPTISFDENPVIKSIRKAIETKRVDYLDVLRYDLERSAQEGGGYEARYWEASHTPVLDEAGNVKFVIQNTNDVTERELAKEARRMSEEKFKFLTDAVPELIHTADPNGACTYVNQRWIDYTGLPLEEFIGHSWQKVIHPEDIHQVLDRQKEDFYSELEFQAELRIRDKEGSYRWHLIRSLPMKDEKGKVIMRVGSANDIHSTKLMVQEVLESNEQMSILSDQVQQAFQKAEDQRQTLERLIMQAPALFAILKGPEHRFELVNPKYQQLIPGRDLVGNTVAEALPEIVEQGFVDLLDNVYKTGVPFIAEEICVELDWQNTGHVEKAYFTTTYQPLIENGQVAGIIAFGYEVSDKVKLREELQSLKKDTSVQ
- the msrA gene encoding peptide-methionine (S)-S-oxide reductase MsrA; this translates as MRLLLFAFILLFGFTSCAQSRKEKAATTPSASATQQNQKVPDSLAVATFAGGCFWCTEEAAEKLRGVYDVVSGYTGGSTKNPTYEQVSSGLTGHAEAVQITYDPKTVTYETLLEAFFAAHDPTTLNRQGPDEGTQYRSAIFYRTPEEKAMIDAYIKKLNTARAFQAPIVTEVAALKEFYPAEEEHQDFYRNNPNNPYMRAVSTPKVEKFKKKMEGKLKTDNE
- a CDS encoding PAS domain-containing protein, coding for MMSSTTSVSSLNLTPILQALPGLYLILSPDLIIMEATDAYLASTFKDRSIIGKYVFDIFPDNPDVPEAAGVLNLRQSLEHAISHKVPHKMNLQRYDVTRPQELGGGFEEKYWQPYNKPVLNAQGEVLYLLHHVVDVTQQQKAKKENERHAHQAQQNLERFELIAKATNDVIWDWDLADNTIWWNEGFQVTFGYKAEEIEHDINSWYGRIHPDDAERVVDGIHQVIDGAGTSWKDEYRFRKADGTYADILDRGTIARDSDGNPVRMIGAMLDITEKNRHAAELRASEQHVRALLEGIPEIAWVAQADGYIHYYNKAWYAYTGYTSPDQGWDKVVHPEDLDSTISLWTHALSTGQEYVNEARLKRASDGKYHWFTIRATPLKNQDGTITAWVGVDTNIQEQKEIQQRLRERDDYVQRMLSQSPVQFAVLKGADWVVDFATPQFKQLVGGRDTVGKPFRQALPELETQGFFDIIEKVYSTGELHVGTETPAYLDRKGAGELELGYFNFMYQPLLDEHGTVEGIIILIVEVTEQVRVQKEAAQLAQDLKISHERTLKVLDALPHMTFTARPDGYVDYYSQQWYDYLCTSQEELNKLGWEYFIHPDDLQVTQNKWNHSLATGETYVIENRWRTKQSEVYRWFLVRAIAVRNEEGNIYMWVGSHTDIQDQKQMLLDLQESTQNFQFLADSMPQLVWTTDANGSHEYFNKKWVEFTGYDVEASKGTEMWSNLLHPQDRQKAIETWQHCLRTGEPYEIEYRFQRASDGEWRWFLGRALPLRDQEGTIVKWFGTCTDIEDQKQDEERQEQANRELRSINEDLDSFVYTASHDLKLPIINMAGIFQELTKSATFHDPDAQLLIQMFNRSLKQINATISDLAEIVKVQKEIDAHQEEIDLTDLVDEVKLSIQDLIQSSGARIMADFTQAPSLVYSRVNLKSIFYNLISNAVKYRSPDRAPEVRLHTYQQQDYTVLTIQDNGLGMNLELHGPKIFQMFKRFHNHVEGSGLGLYILNRIVQKNGGRIELESQVDQGTTFTIYFKNNA
- a CDS encoding ferritin, which gives rise to MKDLLRLRTSLSEEIETLLNEQIKVEAHSSATYLAMSSWCNRQGFDYSADYFMKQSHEEREHMLKLFNFVSDLGGHAVSPEVVGIPQEFDSFRDVFEKALQQEIFVTQQFNRLADQCMKSKDFMTFQFLQWFLKEQVEEEYVARRALELFDVIGEEGTGRWEIDKNIRKINYDNDGE
- a CDS encoding response regulator yields the protein MKRLNLILLVDDDETTNFLNKRLLTRMQIAERIEVATNGEEALRFLTESIANEHPLPDLMFLDIKMPVMDGFEFLDKYHQLPETAQKCILVMMLTSSASFYDLEKLKKYNAVEQHISKPLEEAHVREILAEHFS